A single window of Scyliorhinus canicula chromosome 30, sScyCan1.1, whole genome shotgun sequence DNA harbors:
- the LOC119958637 gene encoding induced myeloid leukemia cell differentiation protein Mcl-1 homolog has translation MDRMALTLNRTSGSAILQLQNQFYCSPGGRGACGLGGGGGSTPRLLPGADDGSLPQTPEEAGSLDPEAGFPEDPFSRRTYQLVLGFIRHHAQQPAPSPGWFGGGCSDDRRTAETLQRIGDRLIEKHGPAFTGMVNRLNVSQKEDLDTIQRVATEMFSDGEVNWGRVVSFIAFGAVMGNHLKKIQREDCIEEVAVKVTKYLTQQKREWLETQNGWDGFTKFFHENNAEESAKKALMWIAGFGIAGASIMHLLR, from the exons atggacagaatggccttgaCCCTCAACCGCACCTCCGGCAGCGCCATCCTGCAGCTGCAGAACCAGTTCTACTGCTCGCCGGGCGGCCGCGGGGCCTGCGGACTGGGCGGCGGCGGCGGCTCAACACCCCGCCTGCTGCCCGGCGCCGACGACGGCTCCCTGCCCCAGACCCCCGAGGAGGCCGGCAGCCTGGACCCGGAGGCCGGCTTCCCCGAGGACCCCTTCTCCCGCCGCACCTACCAGCTGGTGCTGGGCTTCATCCGGCACCACGCCCAGCAGCCGGCCCCCAGCCCGGGCTGGTTCGGCGGCGGCTGCTCCGACGACCGGCGGACGGCCGAGACGCTGCAGCGGATCGGCGACCGCCTCATCGAGAAACACGGGCCGGCTTTCACCg GAATGGTAAATCGTTTGAACGTCTCTCAGAAGGAAGACCTGGACACAATCCAGCGGGTCGCCACCGAAATGTTCTCTGACGGTGAGGTGAACTGGGGCCGAGTAGTGAGCTTCATTGCCTTTGGTGCAGTAATGGGCAATCACCTGAAGAAGATTCAGCGAGAGGATTGTATCGAGGAGGTGGCGGTAAAAGTCACGAAGTACCTGACACAGCAGAAGAGGGAGTGGCTAGAGACTCAGAATGGCTGG GATGGCTTCACAAAGTTTTTCCACGAGAACAACGCTGAGGAATCTGCAAAAAAAGCCTTGATGTGGATAGCTGGTTTTGGCATCGCGGGGGCAAGTATCATGCATCTCTTGAGGTGA